In Pan troglodytes isolate AG18354 chromosome 5, NHGRI_mPanTro3-v2.0_pri, whole genome shotgun sequence, the sequence GTCTTCTGAGCTGCTGGTCTCAGTCCCTTCCCTGCTTCCACCCTGTCCCCACCACACTGCCCCAGCCCGCTTCAGTCTCCCACATGCCGTCCCTCCCAGCTTCTCCAGGCCCACCCCCTGCCCTGCATCTGGCCTCCTGTGCTCCTGGCTAGGTCCTATCACCCTCCTGCTTCtctgttgcttttttgttttgtttttttttttctgagatggagtctcgctctgttgcccaggctggagtgcagtggctcgatctcggctcactgcaacctctgcctcccgggttcaagcaattctcctgtctcagcctcccaagtagctgggattacaggcgcctgccaccacgcccagctaatttttgtatttttagtagagacagcgtttcaccatgttggccaggctggtctcaaactcctgacctcgtgatccacctgccttggcctcccaaagtgctggaattacaggcgtgagccaccgcgcccagcctctgttGCTTCCTTTAAATGCCAGCAGTCCACAGCCTGGGGAGTCTCTCACAAACGTCCCGGTGTCCAAGCTCTCCCAGCAGCTGGTACTTCTCTCCCCCAGGGCTGGTGGGCTTGTCACTGTCTTATGCCCTGTCCCTGACGGGCCTGCTCTCGGGCCTGGTGAGCAGCTTCACACAGACAGAGGCCATGCTGGTGAGCGTCGAGCGGCTGGAAGAGTACACCTGTGACCTGCCCCAGGAACCCCAGGGCCAGCCACTGCAGGTGGGCCTGTACCCCCACCCCAGGCCAAAGCTCTGGAACCCTGAAGGCCCCAGTCTCCCTCACGATTCCTTTCTTTTTGCCCACCCATCTTTCTCAGCTCCCATAACCTCTCTTCATGATGACCACAATTCTTCACCATGTCCCTTCTTCCCCATCTCTCATTCTCTCATTCCTCTCACACTGTCCATTTCTCATTATTCTCCCCTCCTCACCATCGCTCCTCATCTCCCCTATCTCCCTTTCCCCCTCTGTCTCCCACCCATGGACCCCACCAGCTGGGCACCGGCTGGCTGACCCAGGGGGGCGTGGAGTTCCAGGACGTGGTGTTGGCGTACCGGCCAGGGCTGCCGAATGCCCTGGATGGAGTGACCTTCTGCGTGCAGCCTGGAGAGAAGTTGGGCATCGTGGGCCGCACAGGCTCCGGCAAGTCTTCCCTGTTGTTGGTGCTCTTCCGGCTGCTAGAGCCCAGTTCAGGGCGAGTGCTGCTGGACGGCGTGGACACCAGCCAGCTGGAGCTGGCCCAGCTCAGGTCTGGGGGAGATGGActtgggaggggaagggggaaccAGAACTACTGGCACTTAGAGGAGGGCATAGCCAGGAAGGCTTTATATAAACTCACAGCAGCCAGGGCTGATCAGGGGGCTGAAGTGGAGGACAGGATGAGCAGGCGAGGACAGCGAACTCCTAGTGCCCAGGTCCAGATTCATGGCTGGTGATCTCAAGGTCTTCCTCGCCCTGACCCAGGCcacctttccagcttcatctttcTTGTACTTCCTACCATACACCCTCCACTCTTGTGCCCCAAGATACTGATCCCCTGAGTCCTAGGCTCAGCAGGCAGTGCTTCAGACAGCTTGAGACCTGAACCGGTTGCCCTTGGCTTCAGGTGGCCTCACTGGAGGGTATACAACCCTTCCTTACCTCCAGGTCAACCTAGTATCATTTTCTCTGAGTACGGTGATATGGAAAAGGTAGGGAAGCTGTATCCTAAAGCCCTAGGCCTGCCTCTTCTGCCTTCTCTTCTAAGCTGTGGTGGCCCTACCTTATAGCTCCATCATGTCTTCAGGACCCAATTCTAGGCCCACTCCAACCTTGAAGTGTCACCTGCCCTTTCAGTCGCTCTGGTCATTCCTTGCGTAGCCACTGCCACCCCTGGAGTCAGTGCCACACAGTTTAGCCCATTTGTTTTCtctggtttgtgtgtgtgcacctcCGTGAAATGTAGGCACCTTGAGGACAGAGTCCAGCCTTTGGTTTCTTTGGTATTGCTCATAGCACTGGCACAGTTCTAGGTACCCAGCTACTAACAGATCATttggtggggatggggtggggagcagAGTGGGGTTATGTTCAGGTCTCATATCCAGGCTTTTGTGGAGGTGCTAGTCCTGTAGTCAGAAACTGAGCTGGGAGCAGAAGTGGCTCCATCTCCAACCACTAGACTCCATGTCATTGTCCCCCAGATCCCAGCTGGCTATCATCCCCCAGGAGCCCTTTTTGTTCAGTGGGACTGTTCGGGAAAACCTGGACCCCCAGGGCCTACATAAGGACAGGACCTTGTGGCAGGCCCTGGAGCAGTGCCACCTGAGTGAGGTGATTACATCCATGGGTGAGTGCTGGACCCTGACCTTAGAGCAAGAAGGGAGCAGGGATGGCCTGGGCCCTGCAACGAAGATGCTTTCCTTGCAGGTGGTCTGGATGGTGAGCTGGGTGAGGGGGGCCGGAGCTTATCTCTTGGGCAGAGGCAGCTGTTGTGTTTGGCCAGGGCTCTCCTCACAGATGCCAAGGTAAGGTGAGAGAGACATTAGAGAGGGCCAGGAAGAAGGCTGGGGGCCGGGAGGTGGGGAGGTAGAGTGGGGAGAGGTTTTAGGGGACCAAGTTCATTTTCCTTTTAGAGCTGGAAGTGGGGAGCTGTGGTAGGGGCTGTTGCTTGGGCCAGGCCCAACCCACCCTGcagcctctccttccttcttatcCCCTACCCCATTCCCATATTCCAGATCCTGTGTATCGATGAGGCCACAGCAAGCGTGGACCAGAAGACAGACCAGCTGCTCCAGCAGACCATCTGCAAACGCTTTGCCAACAAGACAGTGCTGACCATTGCCCATAGGTATGTAAACGCCTGGTAACAGCCTAATCAGGGACTGTGGTAGCATGCACCGAGAGCCTCCGTTGCTTTCAGGGACCCCAGTGGTCAGGGCCTTAGAGATCCTGCCCCCGCAAATCTCAGCTCCTCCTTCTCCAGGGACGAGAAGGGTCCTTTATAGCACTGCCTAGGGCTCTTTATAGCACATTATCTGAGGGCCCTTTATAGCACTGCCTAGGGCCCTTTATAGCACATTATCTGAGGGACTCTGCAGTCCCTTCCCCAGCACCAAGCCAGGGGCTAAAGCCTGTGGGGACAGACCTGTGGTGTCccgaggggagaggagggaaagcaGGTCAGTGTTCTTACTTAGGGCATTGTCCCTCATCCCCTACACTGACCATCTTCCCCCTCACAGGCTCAACACGATCCTGAACTCAGACCGGGTACTGGTGCTACAAGCGGGGAGAGTGGTAGAGCTGGACTCCCCGGCCACGCTGCGCAACCAGCCCCACTCCCTGTTCCAGCAGCTGCTGCAGAGCAGCCAGCAGGGAGTCCCTGCCTCACTCGGAGGTCCCTGAGCCCAATCCCACACCCTGCAGAGTTCTCCCCTCTCTCTGATCCAGGCCGGGCCTGTACAGAGGTGCTGGCTGCTTGTTTACATTCTCCTCTGGGGCTCTACCTCTTCACACTTCCCCAGAAGGGAAAAGGGCACCCTGGGTTACTCTTTGGAAATCACTCCTTGGTGGGCAGcatcctgaggcttccccagaaccAGGCCTCTGCTCTGGCCCTCTTGCATCTGGAACGCCAGGTGGGTTTTTCTGGCATAGGAGGCCACTTGcattttcatagttttatttgataaaattccatCTTACATTCtgtgtattaaaaaaataatatttctggtGTGAGGCTGAGGTCTCCTCTGTGTGTGTACCCAAGCTGAAGGGTGGTGAGAACGGACCACTCCAGTCTGAGGGGTGGAAGAGGTGAGGAAGGGGGCCAGAAAGCCCCCACCTCCATCACAGTGCTGTGGTCTTTCCAGGCTCAGGGGGCAAGTCAGGTGGCAGGGGGAGCCCTGCTGGCAGCATGCTAACCTGACACTCCTGGTCCTGGCACGCTGGAGCATAGTGTGGGGCAGGGTAGCAACAGGGTCCAGGGGGGCAGACACCCCGGCGCCAGGCCCTCAGGGTCAGCAACACAGTAGCCAGAACCAGGGCAGCAGTGAGGGCCCCAAACACCACCAGGGCCACCAAGCTAGGCTCACCTAGCCCAGCCTCTTGCCTCCGCACCACCTCCTTCACTGAGATCCGCAGCAGACCAGCCCCTGCGCTGTGGGGGGCTGGCCCCGTGGCGGGTACCACTACAGCTGAGGTGGGCCCTAGAGGGGTGTCCACTGTGGTTGGGGGGTCTGGGACAGGTAAGACAAGCTCACAAGTCTTGCCACCATAGCCACTGGGGCAGAGGCAGTCGAAGTCATGGACACGGTCCCGACAGCGGGCCCCTCTCTGGCATGGGCGGCTGGCACAGTCATCCAGGTTGATGGTGCAGAAGCGTCCAGCAAAGCCCTcaggacagaggcaggagaagcggTTTATGCCGTCAAGGCAGGTGGCACCGTTAGCACAAGGCCGCATCAGGCAGTCATCCACATTTACCTCACAGCGGGCACCCACAAAGCCCACCAAGCAGCGGCACGTGAAGTTGAGAGCAAAGCCCTGGTCGTCCTGGCACTGCCCGCCATTGCGGCATGGGGAGCTGTGGTAGGGGTGAGAGAGGACATGATAACCAACTTACCAACACCTGTAGGGCAGCCCAGGTCAGTATCCTGACCACTGCCCGCCATGTCATCTTGGGCTACACGCTCCGAGCCTCAaatacctcattttaaaaatgagaataaaaatagtaCCCAGCTTCCCTAATTGTGagggttaagtgaaataatcaatGTCAAGCCATTAGCACAGGGCCCAGCCAGAAGGCAGGGCTCAGGGTAAGtgtgctattattatcctcacAGGCTCCTGGGCCTGATGCGGAAATGAGGACAAGTCCAGCCCTGCAGGCTGTTTCCTCATCCCTACTGTGACACAGAAGGGTGCAAGCCAGCGTTCAGGAGAGGATGAGGAGAGACCCAGGCCCTTCAGTctccccacacccaccctccCCAAC encodes:
- the DLK2 gene encoding protein delta homolog 2, producing MPSGCRCLHLVCLLCILGAPGQPVRADDCSSHCDLAHGCCAPDGSCRCDPGWEGLHCERCVRMPGCQHGTCHQPWQCICHSGWAGKFCDKDEHICTTQSPCQNGGQCMYDGGGEYHCVCLPGFHGRDCERKAGPCEQAGSPCRNGGQCQDDQGFALNFTCRCLVGFVGARCEVNVDDCLMRPCANGATCLDGINRFSCLCPEGFAGRFCTINLDDCASRPCQRGARCRDRVHDFDCLCPSGYGGKTCELVLPVPDPPTTVDTPLGPTSAVVVPATGPAPHSAGAGLLRISVKEVVRRQEAGLGEPSLVALVVFGALTAALVLATVLLTLRAWRRGVCPPGPCCYPAPHYAPACQDQECQVSMLPAGLPLPPDLPPEPGKTTAL